One Triticum dicoccoides isolate Atlit2015 ecotype Zavitan chromosome 4B, WEW_v2.0, whole genome shotgun sequence genomic window carries:
- the LOC119296059 gene encoding uncharacterized RING finger protein P8B7.15c-like, with the protein MDMELPQHTMEGLELLLTAGAPRTGGKTNAPPGLLLPGSPLLHGRRKVIEDGSLASNRSVVTESVSKSCSSAEVKDEDAAIAVVIDAAELKWGEQSFRRGQAPGRFTSGRHNGHGSSEREAPPPGYVCRSCGVPGHFIQHCPQENQMPPPGYTCYRCRVPGHFIQHCPTIGGSKAVYIYCDTLNMRTMWTKLASGCTKEKVPLIKG; encoded by the exons ATGGACATGGAGCTCCCACAACACACCATGGAAGGCCTGGAGCTCCTTCTCACAGCAG GTGCACCGCGTACAGGAGGGAAGACCAACGCTCCTCCGGGTCTGCTTCTTCCCGGGTCGCCGTTGCTCCACGGAAG GCGGAAAGTCATAGAAGATGGTTCATTAGCTTCAAACAGATCAGTGGTTACTGAATCAGTCTCAAAATCTTGTTCCTCCGCAGAAGTGAAAGATGAAGATGCTGCAATTGCAGTTGTGATTGATGCAGCTGAACTTAAATG GGGAGAGCAGTCATTTAGGAGAGGACAAGCTCCTGGAAGGTTTACATCAGGACGCCATAATG GCCATGGATCATCAGAAAGGGAGGCACCTCCACCCGGCTATGTGTGCCGCAGCTGCGGAGTTCCAGGCCATTTCATTCAACATTGCCCACAGGAAAACCAGATGCCTCCACCTGGCTATACCTGCTACAGATGCCGGGTTCCAGGGCATTTTATTCAGCATTGCCCAACCATTGGCGGTTCCAAGGCAGTTTATATTTACTGTGAT ACTCTGAACATGAGGACCATGTGGACTAAACTTGCATCTGGGTGCACCAAGGAGAAGGTCCCACTTATCAAGGGATAA